From the Amycolatopsis thermoflava N1165 genome, one window contains:
- a CDS encoding FAD-binding oxidoreductase, whose amino-acid sequence MRAAGDLVLGELSATAAAWPAGEADHVDGVPARLVAAPSTTDEAAAVMRIAAQHGLAVVPRGTGTKLTWGRPPERADLVLDTRRMDRIVEHRAGDLVVHVQAGARLDAVQEHLAPAGQRLGISPVLPPGAGPGTAGGVIATAATGPLRLSHGAVRDLLIGITLVRADGTVAKAGGKVVKNVAGYDLGKLLTGSWGTLGLVTEAVFRLHPLPRAARWVVVGVASAADAHDKVQRVVHSQVVASALELDRPAGDPAALAVLVEGIPEGVDGRVRTLLDLLGGDATAAGEPPAWWCHAPWAAGEVALRLTHEIAGLPRLLDAVDDTARRCGLRAAVRGSAGVGVLHAGIPAVPGAVPAFVARLRELSPSWSGDVVVLDAPPRVKTALDVWGPVRGLTLMRRVKDQFDPARLMAPGRFAGGI is encoded by the coding sequence ATGCGCGCGGCCGGGGACCTGGTGCTCGGCGAACTGTCGGCGACCGCCGCCGCGTGGCCCGCCGGGGAGGCCGACCACGTCGACGGGGTGCCCGCCCGCCTGGTCGCCGCACCGTCCACCACGGACGAGGCCGCAGCCGTGATGCGGATCGCCGCGCAGCACGGGCTCGCGGTCGTGCCGCGCGGCACCGGCACGAAGCTGACCTGGGGCCGCCCGCCCGAACGCGCCGACCTCGTCCTCGACACCCGGCGGATGGACCGGATCGTCGAGCACCGCGCGGGCGACCTCGTCGTGCACGTCCAGGCCGGGGCGCGGCTCGACGCGGTGCAGGAACACCTCGCGCCGGCCGGGCAGCGGCTGGGCATCTCGCCGGTGCTGCCACCGGGCGCCGGGCCGGGCACCGCGGGCGGGGTGATCGCGACCGCCGCCACCGGCCCGCTGCGGCTGTCCCACGGCGCGGTCCGCGACCTGCTCATCGGCATCACCCTCGTGCGCGCCGACGGGACGGTCGCCAAGGCCGGCGGGAAGGTCGTCAAGAACGTGGCCGGGTACGACCTCGGCAAGCTGCTCACCGGCTCGTGGGGAACGCTCGGGCTGGTCACCGAGGCCGTGTTCCGGCTGCACCCGCTGCCGCGGGCGGCGCGGTGGGTCGTCGTCGGCGTAGCGTCCGCGGCCGACGCGCACGACAAGGTCCAGCGCGTGGTGCACTCCCAGGTCGTCGCGAGCGCGCTGGAACTCGACCGCCCCGCCGGCGACCCCGCCGCGCTGGCGGTCCTCGTCGAAGGCATCCCCGAGGGCGTCGACGGCCGCGTGCGCACCCTGCTCGACCTGCTCGGTGGTGACGCGACGGCCGCCGGCGAGCCCCCGGCGTGGTGGTGCCACGCACCGTGGGCGGCCGGCGAGGTGGCCCTGCGCCTCACCCACGAGATCGCCGGGCTGCCCCGGCTGCTCGACGCCGTCGACGACACCGCGCGGCGGTGCGGCCTGCGCGCGGCGGTGCGCGGCTCGGCCGGGGTCGGCGTCCTGCACGCCGGGATCCCCGCGGTCCCCGGCGCGGTTCCCGCGTTCGTCGCGCGGTTGCGCGAGCTGTCGCCGTCGTGGAGCGGGGACGTCGTCGTGCTGGACGCGCCACCGCGGGTCAAGACCGCGCTGGACGTGTGGGGACCGGTCCGCGGGCTCACCCTGATGCGGCGCGTCAAGGACCAGTTCGACCCGGCTCGGCTGATGGCCCCCGGACGGTTCGCAGGAGGGATCTGA
- a CDS encoding Chromate resistance protein ChrB, producing MTDVKPVRWLVLVVRVPASPSRHRVAVWRELRRVGALSLGQGTWAVPDVPGFADGVSRVRELAGRGGGEVVVLDAAGRAEEDGARLEALFTADREEEWAEFLADCGKFEAEIDKEIAHRKFTMAELEEEEQSLERLRRWHRDLKARDVFGAPRAAEAAERLERCTARLADYTEQVFEALHQM from the coding sequence GTGACAGATGTGAAGCCGGTTCGCTGGCTGGTGCTGGTGGTGCGGGTCCCCGCCTCGCCGTCGCGGCACCGGGTGGCCGTGTGGCGGGAGTTGCGGCGGGTGGGCGCGTTGTCGCTGGGCCAGGGCACGTGGGCGGTCCCCGATGTGCCGGGGTTCGCCGACGGCGTGTCGCGCGTGCGCGAACTGGCCGGGCGCGGCGGCGGCGAGGTGGTCGTGCTCGACGCTGCGGGCCGCGCCGAGGAGGACGGCGCGCGCCTGGAGGCGCTGTTCACGGCCGACCGCGAGGAGGAGTGGGCGGAGTTCCTGGCCGACTGCGGCAAGTTCGAGGCCGAGATCGACAAGGAGATCGCCCACCGCAAGTTCACGATGGCCGAGCTCGAGGAAGAGGAGCAGAGCCTGGAGCGGCTGCGCCGGTGGCACCGGGACCTCAAGGCGCGCGATGTGTTCGGGGCCCCTCGTGCCGCGGAAGCCGCCGAGCGGCTGGAGCGGTGCACGGCGCGGCTGGCGGACTACACGGAGCAGGTCTTCGAGGCGTTGCACCAGATGTGA
- a CDS encoding FAD-linked oxidase C-terminal domain-containing protein: protein MTIDQAPARRSAITGLARQLRTALGPDAVIDDHQRLRTYECDGLAHYKVTPALVVLPADATGVVTTVRACAEAGVPFVARGSGTGLSGGALPHADGVLIVTSRLRRIVEIDPANQRAVVEPGVINLDITRAAGADGYYYAPDPSSQQICSIGGNLAENSGGAHCLKYGFTTNHVTGAEFVAPDGEVVRLGGKAPDATGYDLLGAIVGSEGTLGVVTEVTVRLVRLPEAVRTLLAGFPGTDDAGAATSAVIGAGVVPAAMEMMDALAIEAAEAAVRCGYPAGAGAVLIVELDGPAAEVDAQFAEVERHCRAHGAFEIRIAADDAERASFWRGRKSAFAAVGRISPDYIVQDGVIPRTVLAEVLHRIAELSRDTGIRVANVFHAGDGNLHPLVLFDDSVPGEAERAEEVSGAILDLCIEHGGSITGEHGVGSDKAKFMPRMFTEADLDTMQLLRCAFDPDGLANPGKVFPTPRLCGEVPGRHKGAHPLQDAGIAEVF from the coding sequence ATGACAATCGACCAGGCACCGGCCCGCCGGTCCGCGATCACCGGGCTGGCCAGGCAGTTGCGCACGGCTCTGGGCCCGGACGCGGTGATCGACGACCACCAGCGGCTGCGCACCTACGAATGCGACGGGCTCGCCCACTACAAGGTCACCCCCGCCCTCGTGGTCCTGCCCGCCGACGCGACCGGGGTCGTGACGACCGTGCGGGCCTGCGCCGAAGCCGGCGTCCCGTTCGTCGCGCGCGGTTCCGGCACCGGGCTGTCCGGCGGCGCCCTCCCGCACGCCGACGGCGTCCTGATCGTCACCTCCCGGTTGCGCCGCATCGTCGAGATCGATCCGGCGAACCAGCGCGCCGTCGTCGAACCCGGGGTGATCAACCTCGACATCACCAGGGCGGCCGGGGCCGACGGCTACTACTACGCACCCGATCCCTCCAGCCAGCAGATCTGTTCCATCGGCGGCAACCTCGCCGAGAACTCCGGCGGCGCGCACTGCCTGAAGTACGGGTTCACCACCAACCACGTGACCGGCGCGGAGTTCGTCGCCCCGGACGGGGAGGTCGTGCGGCTCGGCGGCAAGGCGCCCGACGCGACGGGGTACGACCTGCTCGGCGCGATCGTCGGCTCGGAAGGAACGCTCGGGGTGGTCACCGAGGTGACCGTGCGGCTGGTCCGGCTCCCCGAGGCCGTGCGGACGCTGCTGGCCGGCTTCCCGGGCACCGACGACGCCGGCGCCGCGACCTCCGCCGTCATCGGCGCCGGCGTGGTGCCCGCCGCGATGGAGATGATGGACGCGCTCGCGATCGAGGCCGCCGAGGCCGCGGTGCGCTGCGGGTACCCGGCCGGGGCGGGCGCGGTCCTGATCGTGGAGCTGGACGGGCCCGCGGCGGAGGTGGACGCGCAGTTCGCCGAGGTCGAGCGCCACTGCCGGGCGCACGGTGCGTTCGAGATCCGCATCGCCGCCGACGACGCGGAGCGCGCGAGCTTCTGGCGGGGCCGCAAGTCGGCGTTCGCGGCCGTCGGGCGGATCAGCCCGGACTACATCGTCCAGGACGGCGTCATCCCGCGGACCGTGCTGGCCGAGGTCCTGCACCGCATCGCGGAGCTGTCGCGGGACACCGGGATCCGGGTCGCCAACGTCTTCCACGCCGGCGACGGGAACCTGCACCCGCTGGTGCTGTTCGACGACTCGGTGCCCGGCGAGGCCGAGCGCGCCGAGGAGGTCTCCGGCGCGATCCTGGACCTGTGCATCGAGCACGGCGGCTCGATCACCGGCGAGCACGGCGTCGGCTCGGACAAGGCGAAGTTCATGCCCCGCATGTTCACCGAGGCCGACCTCGACACGATGCAGCTGCTGCGGTGCGCGTTCGACCCGGACGGGCTGGCCAACCCCGGCAAGGTCTTCCCCACCCCCCGGCTGTGCGGCGAGGTGCCGGGACGGCACAAGGGTGCGCACCCGTTGCAGGACGCGGGAATCGCCGAGGTGTTCTGA